A stretch of the Penaeus vannamei isolate JL-2024 unplaced genomic scaffold, ASM4276789v1 unanchor3716, whole genome shotgun sequence genome encodes the following:
- the LOC113808035 gene encoding cytosol aminopeptidase translates to PDTTSIPPFASSGGAVKKGKSRVLYGVSETFPVVAVVGLGPAEKTVDVLEERDEAKEAVRTAVAAGCRSLEEAGMSRIQVDPCGDAEAAAEGAHLATFKYQELKAKKKPVPTLECLVKDNESWIRGAVLAEGQNVARRLMETPANILTPTNFAQEAVNNLEGLGVEVLVRGYEWAKERNMNAFLSVTRGSVEPPVFLELTYRGADYSEKPLAIVGKGVTFDTGGISLKPSANMDKMRADMGGAACTIGSLLVAASLRLPINIKGFIPLCENMPGSSATKPGDVVVASNGKSIQIDNTDAEGRLILADALHYASQHKPRAMIDMATLTGKDSCSAQLLNVQQDVEC, encoded by the exons ccGGACACCACCTCTATCCCCCCTTTTGCATCTAGTGGTGGAGctgtgaagaaggggaagagtcgAGTGTTGTATGGAGTATCAGAGACATTCCCCGTTGTGGCTGTAGTGGGACTGGGTCCAGCTGAGAAGACAGTAGATGTGCTTGAGGAGCGAGATGAAGCTAAAGAAGCAGTGCGCACAGCTGTGGCAG CTGGATGTCGATCCCTGGAGGAAGCAGGAATGAGCCGCATTCAGGTAGACCCATGTGGAGATGCAGAAGCTGCAGCAGAAGGTGCTCACCTTGCAACTTTCAAATACCAGGAGCTGAAGGCAAAGAAGAAACCAGTGCCAACACTTGAGTGCTTGGTCAAAGATAATGAGAG CTGGATAAGAGGTGCAGTCCTTGCAGAGGGCCAGAATGTTGCTAGGAGACTAATGGAGACTCCAGCAAACATTCTCACTCCCACAAACTTTGCACAG GAGGCAGTCAACAACCTGGAAGGCCTTGGAGTGGAGGTGCTGGTGCGAGGCTATGAGTGGGCTAAGGAGCGAAACATGAATGCTTTCCTCTCAGTCACACGGGGTTCAGTGGAACCTCCAGTCTTCCTGGAGCTGACCTACCGTGGTGCAGACTATTCAGAAAAACCATTAGCTATTGTAG GCAAAGGTGTAACATTTGATACCGGAGGAATATCTCTAAAGCCGTCAGCAAACATGGACAAAATGCGGGCTGATATGGGAGGAGCTGCATGCACTATTGGCTCCTTACTGGTGGCTGCCTCTTTGCGGCTCCCAATCAACATAAAAG GGTTCATTCCTCTTTGTGAGAACATGCCAGGAAGCTCTGCAACAAAGCCTGGAGATGTTGTTGTCGCCTCAAATGGGAAGTCCATCCAGATTGACAATACAGATGCAGAGGGACGACTAATTCTTGCAGATGCTCTTCACTATGCCTCACAGCACAAACCACGGGCAATGATTGACATGGCAACGCTGACAGGTAAGGATTCCTGTTCTGCCCAGCTTCTTAATGTGCAACAAGATGTAGAATGCTAA